From Deferrisoma camini S3R1, the proteins below share one genomic window:
- a CDS encoding AAA family ATPase, producing MFSSVDSIVERLGREQYVADRALGTILYLSQALGKPLFLEGEPGVGKTRLAVVLARALDTPLIRLQCYEGLDASTALYEWNYPRQILEIKLQETCGERSQIARTIFSEEFLIQRPILQALRHPGPRPAVLLIDELDRADEEFEAFLLEVLDEFQVTIPELGTIRAAVKPLVILTSNRTREVHDALKRRCLYHWIDYPDFDKEYAIVKAHLPDIEDDLAAQVCRFVERIRTEEFLKRPGVAETLDWAAALLALNRHALDEEVVEATMGCIFKNQQDILLFRNAVWGDHEKRAEYLRQVKAAMC from the coding sequence ATGTTCTCGTCTGTCGATTCCATCGTCGAGCGTCTGGGTCGGGAGCAGTACGTGGCCGACCGGGCCCTGGGCACCATCCTGTACCTGAGCCAGGCGCTGGGGAAGCCCCTGTTCCTGGAGGGGGAGCCCGGCGTGGGCAAGACCCGGCTCGCCGTGGTCCTGGCCCGGGCCCTCGACACGCCCCTGATCCGGCTCCAGTGCTACGAGGGGCTCGACGCCTCCACGGCCCTGTACGAGTGGAACTACCCGCGCCAGATCCTGGAGATCAAGCTGCAGGAGACCTGCGGCGAGCGGTCCCAGATCGCCCGCACCATCTTCAGCGAGGAGTTCCTGATCCAACGGCCCATCCTCCAGGCCCTGCGCCACCCCGGCCCCCGGCCGGCCGTGCTCCTGATCGACGAGCTGGACCGGGCCGACGAGGAGTTCGAGGCGTTTCTGCTGGAGGTGCTCGACGAGTTTCAGGTGACGATCCCCGAGCTGGGCACGATCCGGGCGGCGGTGAAGCCGCTGGTGATCTTGACCTCCAACCGCACCCGCGAGGTGCACGACGCCCTGAAGCGCCGGTGCCTGTACCACTGGATCGACTACCCGGACTTCGACAAGGAGTACGCCATCGTCAAGGCCCACCTGCCGGACATCGAGGACGATCTCGCGGCCCAGGTGTGCCGGTTCGTGGAGAGGATCCGCACCGAGGAGTTCCTGAAGCGGCCCGGGGTGGCCGAGACCCTGGACTGGGCCGCGGCCCTGCTGGCCCTGAACCGCCACGCCCTCGACGAGGAGGTGGTGGAGGCCACGATGGGGTGCATCTTCAAGAACCAGCAGGACATCCTGCTGTTCCGCAACGCGGTGTGGGGCGACCACGAGAAACGGGCCGAGTACCTGCGCCAGGTCAAGGCGGCGATGTGTTAG
- a CDS encoding VOC family protein, which translates to MKAKSIDHICFAVRNLDEAVARYRDVLGLEPDGVYTAESEKIRVARYYLGEVAVELMEPTDPDSDVGRFLEKRGEGFFLISYRVDDVEEGLRELESKGYPLIDRKPRELMGNRYAFILPPARMNGTLVEILDGEFEGYPER; encoded by the coding sequence ATGAAAGCGAAGTCCATCGACCACATCTGTTTCGCGGTGCGCAACCTGGACGAGGCCGTGGCCCGGTACCGGGACGTGCTGGGCCTGGAGCCCGACGGCGTGTACACCGCCGAGTCCGAGAAGATCCGGGTGGCCCGGTACTACCTGGGCGAGGTGGCCGTGGAGCTGATGGAGCCCACCGATCCGGACAGCGACGTGGGGCGGTTCCTCGAGAAGCGCGGCGAGGGGTTCTTCCTGATCTCGTACCGGGTGGACGACGTGGAGGAGGGCCTCCGGGAGCTCGAGTCCAAGGGGTACCCCCTGATCGACCGCAAGCCCCGGGAGCTCATGGGCAACCGCTACGCCTTCATCCTGCCCCCGGCCCGGATGAACGGCACCCTGGTCGAGATCCTGGATGGGGAGTTCGAAGGGTATCCGGAACGCTGA